The Natator depressus isolate rNatDep1 chromosome 23, rNatDep2.hap1, whole genome shotgun sequence sequence AACATACAGCAAGACTTCCTAGCTCCCCATCCAACGAGACCCACGCGCCAGCCAACAGGGTAGCAACGTTTAGCCGATTGTGACGTCTCAACTGAGACCTTGCAAGGCAAGCATTGTACCAAACCCAGCACAACCACATCACCAGGGTGAATACGGGGGCTCCAGGGTGgtattttgaggtacagagtgtcacatgCCCCCCTCTGCAATTTTTCCCCGTCCTCTTTTAAAAGGTGCACCCCAAAACTGGGTTCCAGCCACAGTCGCACCAGGGTCAAACCCAGAGGGAagaaaatcacctctctgctccaactcaAGATTCCCCTGGCAGAGGTGCCCGGTTGGCCACAGTGCAGATGACAACTGGTGGTTCTGCCCTATCTCCAGATCTCTGGGGGGTTGCTCAGCTCCCCTAcccctttctgccctgggaaCAGCACTCAGCTCCCAGAGCCCCCCGCCTCCAGCTCAGCGCAGCAGGGCCTGGAGACCCCCAGTGGCCCTAAGCACCTGAACCAGCCTGGGTCCCGCCAAGGGAGTTGCACCCACCGCTGATGAGGGCAAAGTGCTGCGATCTCCCCCAAGGGCCTTTTGCTAACGAGCCCAGCTGGGAGACCGCTTCATTGGAACTCTGCAGACTGAAAGGTGAACTAACGGGGCCTCCAGAGAGCCCTAAGCCGTCAGCCCGGCACTGGAAAAACAGAGCTAACGAGAGGAAGTTATCGCTGAGCGTCTGAGTGGGACAGAGATGATGACTTAAGAAGACTACTCGAAAAGACAACTCAATTAGACGTCAACTCGAACAGAAGACTCTAGAAAAAGATGACTCGGGAAGAAGATAACTCCAAAAGAGGACATCAGAAGAAGGTCACTAAAGAAGACAATGACATAAGAAGATGCAGGAAGACAATGGCTGTaatgaagtgggaattttttgtaatattttcatGAAGCCTTatgtgcacctcagtttcccctatatgctgCACTGTTACCCAGTGAGTGAAAAGGGATGGCTTGCTCTTGGGGCAGGCAAAGACACAAGTGTGGGTGGTGCCTCGCTGCCTGGGGCCTTGGGTCCCGAATCAATGGAGCTCTTGAGAAGATAATGGCAAATCCAATCACCAGGACATGAACACCTACCAACCAACAACCCAGAGCAATATGGACGGCCCTGCCTCTCCACAGGGGGGCTGAGCCACATCTCCCCAGCTCAGGAACAAAGGACAAGAGCAGGGGGTGAGGTGGAAGTCAGTTGAGGCACACCTTGGAGTCTGGCGAAGGAGATGAGATGGCGGGACAGATGGAGCTTGACCAATGAGTTTCACTAAAGCCAAGCTGGGCTTCCATTTCTCTGTGCTAACTAAAGACTTCCTATGCTGggttccagttgactaataaccCCGACTGTTGGACAGCGCTGGCCGAGTGTCCCTGAAGATGCTGGCGGAGGAGGTGCGTTGCTCCCTAAGAAAGGACAAGTGTCCCTCAGGGATCTGTCTCAGTGGGACTCGCTGAACGGAGCTCACGGTGTGAAGCAGAGGTGCTGTAGAATGGAACCCCTAAGGGGTCGGGCACATTGAATGGGGTTCCTCCCAGAGACTACCCAAGCTGGGGCCATAGCACCAATCCCGTGGATCCGTGACAATGACTCAAGAAGATGACACAAGAAGAATCAAGACAATTCAGGAAGACAACTCAAGAGGATGACTCAGGGAAATGgctaaaaaggaagaaaacacaaatgaaaaacaaCTCTAGAAGACAACTGGAGAAGACTCAAAACGGAGATTACTCAAGATGCAGATTACTCAAAAAGGAGATTATTCAAGAAGACAACAATTGAAGAAGACTCCAAAAGATGAcaactcaaaaagaaaacaactcAATAAGATTCAAAATGTTGATGACTCAGTAAGATGATTTCAGATGATGACTCGTCAACTTGAAAAAGATGACTCAAGTAGAAGACGACTGAGAAAGACAACTCAAGAAGAAGATGACTCAAAAATATCAAGCAGACTCCAAAAGATAAGGACTCAATAAGCGAGTCacggtgggcgaggtaatatctttaattggccAAAGATATTACTCCACCCACCTTggttctctaatatcctgggactgacccagctacagctacactgcatataACAATGTCTCAATAAAACAGCTTAAGAAGATGACTCAAGAAGACAAATCAAGAACAGTATGGCTCAGAAAGACAACTCAAGAAGAGGATCCATCAAGGTAACTCAGAAAGAGGTTGACTCAAGAAGACAACTCAAGATTCAGAAATACCTCATCAGCCTCCGGCCCCCAAAGCTCACTTTAGAGCCAATCTCTAGACTGTACAGTGGAGTTCCTGCACTGCATCTCCGAGGCATTGGGGAGATCCaagtcccccccccgcccccgcagcacCTACGTCCCTGGAGAGGCCACCATCCGGCTGATGGCTTTTCTCAGAGCCCCCTTCATCTCGTcattcctcaggctgtagatgaagGGGTTGAGCATGGGGGTGACCACAGTGTACATGACAGCTGCCAGAGCATCCTTTTCGGCAGAGAAGCTGGACGAGGGCTGGAAGTAGACCCAGATGATGGTGCCCTAGAAGACCGCTGTGACAACCAGGTGGGAGCCACCGGTCAAGAAGGCCTTGCGCTGGCCGGCAGCCGAAGGGACCTTGAGGACAGCGGACACAATGGTGTCGTAGGAGAGGAGGATGAAAACCAGCACCATGTTGACCACCAGGGCCCCCTTGGTGTGCAACACCAGGGCATTGAGCCAGGTGTCGGAGCAAGAGAGGTTCAGCAGGGGGAAGATGTCGCAGAAGAAGTGGGGGACCCTGTTGGAGGTGCAGAAGGGGAGGCAGGAGGCCAGCAGGGTGTGCcccagggagtggaggggggagctCAGCCAGGAGGTGCCCACCACCAGGAGGCAGCGCCCGAGGCTCATCATGGCGGGGTAGTGCAGCGGGCGGCAGACGGCCACGTAGCGGTCCAGCAGCATGGCGGCCAACAGGAAGCTGTCGGCGATGAAGAAATACATCTGGGTCAGGCAGCCGACGTAGGAGATGCCGCGCTCCCCTGTCAACGTGCCAGCCAGCAGCTTGGGCACCATGGCCGAGGTGAAGCCCAGGTCCGCCAGGGAGAGGTGGCTAAGGAAGATGTCCACAGGGGCCAGGCCTTCTCTCTGTCCCTCCATCAACACCCTTCCACCCACcccgtccatccatccctccccactatccatccatccacccaccccatccatccatccatccatccctccccactATCCA is a genomic window containing:
- the LOC141976461 gene encoding LOW QUALITY PROTEIN: olfactory receptor 1G1-like (The sequence of the model RefSeq protein was modified relative to this genomic sequence to represent the inferred CDS: substituted 1 base at 1 genomic stop codon), whose amino-acid sequence is MEGQREGLAPVDIFLSHLSLADLGFTSAMVPKLLAGTLTGERGISYVGCLTQMYFFIADSFLLAAMLLDRYVAVCRPLHYPAMMSLGRCLLVVGTSWLSSPLHSLGHTLLASCLPFCTSNRVPHFFCDIFPLLNLSCSDTWLNALVLHTKGALVVNMVLVFILLSYDTIVSAVLKVPSAAGQRKAFLTGGSHLVVTAVFXGTIIWVYFQPSSSFSAEKDALAAVMYTVVTPMLNPFIYSLRNDEMKGALRKAISRMVASPGT